One region of Flavobacterium pisciphilum genomic DNA includes:
- a CDS encoding cytochrome ubiquinol oxidase subunit I, producing the protein MEEMLFYDRMQFAFTITFHYLFPQLTMGLSLIIVYFKWKYLRTKIEQYNHATHFWMRIFALNFAMGVVTGIPMEFQFGTNWAKFSELTGGIIGQTLAMEGMFSFFLESSFLGIFLFGEKLLGHKWHFVTGLLICIGSWASGYLIIATHSWMQNPVGYEILENGRFVLTNFSALFLNPWLWPSYLHNQAASMVTSSFVVAGIGAFYLLSKKNLAYGKLFVKTGVIFGLISCVIVAVPTGDLLAKNVVKYQPVTFAAMEGIFHTEKKGAEIVLIGQPDVKDKKLDNKIAVPNILSFLTYGSWHEEIKGLDQFDESVHPTNISGLYYAYHVMVGLGTIFIGLMAFAVFQLCRKKLFETKWILWSLLFMLPFPYIANTAGWYTAELGRQPWLVYNLLRTAEGASPTVSSGNTLFTLLGFIGLYLLLGMLFLLLVGKIINKGPHTENI; encoded by the coding sequence ATGGAAGAAATGCTTTTTTATGATCGAATGCAATTTGCATTTACAATTACCTTTCACTATCTCTTTCCTCAACTTACAATGGGACTTTCCTTAATCATTGTATATTTTAAATGGAAATATCTAAGAACTAAAATCGAACAATACAATCATGCGACTCATTTTTGGATGAGAATCTTCGCTCTAAACTTTGCAATGGGGGTTGTTACGGGGATTCCGATGGAGTTTCAGTTTGGAACCAATTGGGCTAAGTTTTCAGAATTAACCGGCGGAATTATAGGACAAACACTTGCCATGGAAGGAATGTTTTCTTTCTTCTTAGAATCCTCATTTCTGGGAATATTTTTATTTGGCGAAAAACTGCTCGGGCATAAATGGCATTTTGTCACAGGATTACTGATATGTATCGGGTCGTGGGCTAGCGGATATTTAATAATTGCAACCCATTCTTGGATGCAGAATCCTGTAGGATATGAAATTCTTGAAAACGGAAGATTTGTACTAACCAATTTTAGTGCTTTGTTTCTGAATCCTTGGTTGTGGCCTTCTTACTTGCATAATCAAGCCGCATCTATGGTAACAAGTTCATTTGTTGTTGCTGGAATTGGAGCTTTTTACCTTTTAAGCAAAAAGAATCTTGCTTACGGGAAACTATTCGTTAAAACGGGAGTTATCTTCGGATTAATTTCTTGTGTAATTGTAGCTGTTCCAACAGGTGATTTGCTTGCTAAAAATGTGGTGAAATACCAACCTGTAACTTTTGCAGCTATGGAAGGAATTTTTCATACTGAGAAAAAAGGGGCAGAAATTGTTCTTATTGGGCAACCCGATGTAAAAGATAAAAAGTTAGATAATAAAATAGCAGTTCCTAATATCTTGAGTTTCTTAACCTACGGAAGTTGGCATGAAGAAATAAAAGGACTCGATCAGTTTGATGAAAGTGTTCATCCTACTAATATTTCGGGACTGTATTATGCATACCATGTTATGGTAGGATTGGGTACTATATTTATAGGATTAATGGCTTTTGCAGTTTTTCAGCTTTGCAGGAAAAAATTATTCGAAACCAAATGGATTTTATGGTCGTTGCTTTTCATGCTTCCGTTTCCATATATCGCTAATACTGCCGGATGGTATACTGCCGAGTTAGGACGTCAGCCATGGTTAGTTTATAACTTATTGCGCACTGCCGAAGGTGCTTCACCAACGGTTTCTTCAGGGAATACGTTGTTTACATTACTTGGATTTATAGGATTATATCTTTTATTGGGCATGTTGTTTTTGCTACTGGTTGGGAAAATCATCAATAAAGGACCTCACACAGAAAATATATAA
- a CDS encoding barstar family protein: MIKFTNEPESWKRLDYEIIASGFLKPYNDYSVLGNDTEWLHSEGYKIITFDCSEWVNNEMLHNSLHSKFDFPVYYGHNWDALQECLNEIEIQDNGLVVVFDSLDTINIKNAHMLIDIFVSSAQRHLIFSQRLLILIKVESRNFRLNDFGGFYFRWY; encoded by the coding sequence ATGATAAAATTTACAAATGAGCCTGAAAGTTGGAAAAGACTAGATTATGAAATTATAGCAAGTGGTTTTTTAAAACCCTATAATGATTATTCGGTTTTAGGAAATGATACAGAATGGCTACATTCAGAAGGTTATAAAATTATCACATTTGATTGTTCTGAATGGGTAAATAACGAAATGCTTCATAACTCGTTACATAGTAAATTTGATTTTCCAGTTTATTACGGCCATAATTGGGATGCACTGCAGGAATGTTTGAATGAAATTGAAATTCAGGATAACGGTTTAGTTGTTGTATTTGATAGTTTGGATACTATAAATATAAAAAATGCTCATATGCTGATTGATATTTTTGTTTCTAGCGCGCAAAGGCATTTAATCTTTTCTCAAAGACTTTTAATATTGATTAAAGTTGAAAGTAGAAATTTTAGATTAAATGATTTTGGAGGTTTTTATTTTCGCTGGTATTAA
- a CDS encoding YceI family protein produces the protein MKNLKTIALALVVALSSVSINAQTKKVDVKTSTVKWVGKKVTGEHSGTVNLKDGALVFKGKKLAGGTFTVDMTSINATDLSGEYQGKLNGHLKADDFFGTEKFPTAKLVFKTIGAKATDVYTVTADLTIKGITKPVTFDITVNGNTATTAFKVDRTKYDIKYNSGNFFENLGDKTINDDFELAVALKF, from the coding sequence ATGAAAAATTTAAAAACAATTGCTTTAGCCCTAGTGGTAGCTTTATCTTCAGTTTCAATCAACGCACAAACTAAAAAAGTTGACGTTAAAACAAGTACTGTTAAATGGGTAGGTAAAAAAGTAACTGGAGAACACTCAGGAACTGTAAACCTAAAAGATGGTGCTTTAGTATTTAAAGGAAAAAAACTAGCTGGTGGAACTTTCACTGTAGATATGACATCAATCAACGCAACTGACCTTTCTGGTGAATACCAAGGAAAATTAAACGGTCACTTGAAAGCTGATGATTTCTTCGGAACTGAAAAATTCCCAACTGCAAAATTAGTTTTCAAAACTATTGGAGCAAAAGCAACTGATGTATATACTGTAACTGCAGATTTAACTATCAAAGGAATTACTAAACCAGTAACTTTTGATATTACTGTAAACGGAAACACAGCTACAACTGCATTTAAAGTTGATAGAACTAAATATGACATCAAATATAACTCAGGAAACTTCTTTGAGAACTTAGGAGACAAAACTATCAATGACGATTTTGAATTGGCTGTAGCTTTGAAATTCTAA
- the cydB gene encoding cytochrome d ubiquinol oxidase subunit II produces the protein MEFFWYVVLMGILAVYIVLDGYDFGAGIIHLFFAKTEKDKKAITSAIGPFWDANEVWIIAAGGVLFFAFPILYASSFSGFYLPLIMILWLLIFRAIGLEMRGQIHHPMWEVIWDKAFGIASLLLALFFGIALGNIVRGVNLGMVVNGVSTQEAHFFFLPLWNSTFSPQANELGIIDWFTLFLGIVSVVALTIHGANWIIFKTNSSLNEKLKNVVFRLNIVLLILVFISLQIWHFIEPKPFHNFIETPILWIFPLITFIGIVGLFKVRSYKKDGSAFIFSTLFLVGGFASTAVSIFPNVLPSTNKVNPSLTIYNTAAHEYGLSVGMSWFFIALALVIVYFVIQYKVFSGKMDDIGYGEH, from the coding sequence ATGGAATTTTTTTGGTACGTAGTTTTAATGGGAATCCTAGCCGTGTACATTGTATTAGATGGTTATGATTTTGGTGCAGGAATTATTCATTTATTTTTTGCTAAAACAGAAAAAGATAAAAAAGCAATAACCAGTGCAATTGGTCCTTTTTGGGATGCCAATGAGGTGTGGATTATTGCAGCGGGAGGTGTTTTGTTTTTTGCCTTTCCAATTTTATATGCCTCTTCGTTCAGTGGGTTTTATTTGCCATTAATCATGATTTTGTGGTTGCTTATTTTTAGAGCAATCGGATTAGAAATGCGTGGGCAAATTCACCACCCTATGTGGGAAGTAATTTGGGATAAAGCATTTGGGATTGCAAGTTTGCTACTGGCTTTATTCTTCGGAATTGCTTTAGGGAATATTGTTCGTGGCGTAAATTTAGGAATGGTTGTAAATGGAGTTTCTACTCAAGAAGCACATTTTTTCTTTTTGCCTTTGTGGAATTCTACTTTTAGCCCACAAGCTAATGAATTAGGGATTATCGATTGGTTTACTTTGTTTCTTGGAATAGTGAGTGTAGTTGCTTTAACGATTCATGGAGCTAACTGGATTATCTTTAAAACCAATTCTTCATTAAATGAAAAGCTTAAAAATGTAGTTTTTAGATTGAATATAGTATTGCTGATTTTGGTGTTTATTTCTTTGCAAATCTGGCATTTTATTGAACCAAAACCATTTCATAATTTTATTGAAACGCCAATATTATGGATATTTCCTCTGATTACATTTATCGGGATTGTTGGATTGTTTAAAGTGCGTTCGTATAAAAAAGACGGTTCTGCATTTATCTTTTCGACTTTATTTCTTGTTGGAGGTTTTGCTTCAACGGCAGTTTCTATTTTTCCAAATGTATTGCCATCAACTAATAAGGTGAATCCTTCATTAACCATCTATAATACTGCTGCACATGAATACGGATTGTCTGTAGGAATGAGTTGGTTTTTTATTGCTCTAGCTTTGGTAATTGTATATTTTGTTATTCAATATAAAGTCTTTAGTGGTAAAATGGATGATATTGGATATGGAGAGCATTAA
- a CDS encoding anthranilate synthase component I family protein — MKPFILNTHYKQILADTVTPVSIYFKIRDKFPNSLLLESSDYHGNDNSFSYICCNPIASIKIENETISKTYPDGTSEKIAIDDSTNIPEIIQEFSGQFKSEKNNFKFINNGLFGYISYDAVRYFEKVTIAKKDNSISIPDVYYAVYQNIIAINHFKNEAYIFCHSVDGRNNISEIEQLLQSRNIASYQFSKEGEGFSNLTDEEFKHNVALAKKHCFRGDVFQLVLSRRFTQGFKGDEFNVYRALRSINPSPYLFFFDYGDFKIFGSSPEAQIIVKNRKAEIHPIAGTFKRTGNDEQDAVLAKQLSEDKKENSEHVMLVDLARNDLSRNGHDVNVEKYREVQFFSHVIHLVSKVTGHLHEKATTMQVVADTFPAGTLSGAPKHRAMQLIEEYEKTNRNFYGGAIGFMDFEGNFNHAIMIRTFLSKNHQLHCQAGAGIVANSDEESEMQEVYNKLRALNTALEMAENIK, encoded by the coding sequence TTGAAACCTTTTATACTCAACACACACTACAAACAAATCCTTGCAGACACTGTAACACCTGTAAGCATCTATTTCAAAATTAGAGATAAATTCCCTAATAGCTTACTTCTGGAAAGTAGCGATTATCACGGAAACGACAATAGTTTCTCGTATATCTGCTGTAATCCTATTGCAAGTATTAAAATAGAGAACGAAACTATTTCTAAAACCTACCCTGATGGAACATCAGAAAAAATAGCTATAGATGATTCTACTAATATTCCAGAGATTATTCAGGAATTTTCAGGACAGTTCAAATCGGAGAAAAACAACTTTAAATTCATCAACAACGGATTATTCGGATATATTTCATACGATGCTGTTCGCTATTTTGAAAAAGTAACTATTGCAAAAAAAGACAATAGCATTTCTATTCCAGATGTATATTATGCAGTATATCAAAATATAATTGCAATAAATCATTTCAAAAATGAAGCATACATCTTTTGCCATAGTGTAGATGGAAGAAATAATATCTCAGAAATAGAACAATTATTACAGTCTAGAAATATAGCATCTTACCAATTCTCAAAAGAAGGTGAAGGATTTTCTAACTTAACCGATGAGGAGTTCAAGCATAATGTGGCTTTGGCAAAAAAACATTGTTTCCGCGGTGATGTATTCCAATTGGTTTTATCACGCAGATTTACACAAGGATTTAAAGGAGATGAATTTAATGTGTACAGAGCATTAAGAAGTATCAACCCTTCACCTTATTTATTCTTTTTTGATTATGGAGATTTTAAAATATTTGGTTCTTCGCCCGAAGCACAAATTATTGTAAAAAATCGTAAAGCCGAAATTCATCCTATTGCTGGAACTTTCAAAAGAACTGGTAATGACGAACAAGATGCTGTTTTAGCAAAACAATTATCAGAAGATAAAAAAGAAAATAGCGAGCACGTAATGTTAGTTGATTTGGCTAGAAATGATTTAAGCCGTAACGGACATGATGTAAACGTAGAGAAATATCGCGAAGTTCAGTTTTTCTCTCATGTTATTCACTTAGTATCAAAAGTTACAGGGCATCTACATGAAAAAGCAACTACTATGCAAGTTGTTGCTGACACATTTCCAGCAGGAACATTAAGCGGAGCACCTAAACACAGAGCCATGCAGCTTATTGAAGAATACGAAAAAACCAATCGTAATTTTTATGGTGGTGCAATTGGATTTATGGACTTTGAAGGCAATTTTAATCACGCTATTATGATTCGAACCTTCTTAAGCAAAAATCACCAATTACATTGTCAGGCTGGAGCAGGAATTGTAGCAAATTCTGATGAAGAAAGCGAAATGCAAGAAGTTTACAATAAATTAAGAGCATTAAATACTGCCTTAGAAATGGCAGAAAACATTAAATAA
- a CDS encoding NAD(P)H-dependent oxidoreductase, which yields MNKFLENQNWRYATKKFDATKKISAEDINILKEAIRLSSSSYGLQPYKVIFVESPELRAKLQGVAWGQSQIVDASHLIVFANDTNLDDSKIEDYIKNVSETRGIPAESLVGYSNLMKAKVSSLPTDLKSTWSAKQTYLALGNLLNAAAELKIDVTPMEGFEPAAFNEILGLDALHLNAAVIATVGYRHDDDATQHHKKVRKSQEELFITL from the coding sequence ATGAATAAATTCCTAGAAAATCAAAATTGGAGATACGCAACCAAAAAATTTGATGCGACCAAAAAAATATCTGCTGAAGATATAAATATATTAAAAGAAGCAATACGATTAAGTTCTTCTTCATATGGATTACAACCATACAAAGTAATTTTTGTTGAATCTCCAGAATTAAGAGCTAAATTGCAAGGAGTAGCTTGGGGACAATCACAAATTGTAGATGCTTCACATTTAATAGTTTTTGCAAATGACACTAACTTAGATGACTCTAAAATTGAAGATTACATCAAAAACGTAAGCGAAACAAGAGGAATCCCTGCTGAATCATTAGTAGGTTATAGCAACCTTATGAAAGCTAAAGTTTCATCACTTCCTACAGATTTAAAAAGCACATGGTCAGCTAAACAAACTTACTTAGCTTTAGGTAATTTATTGAATGCTGCAGCAGAATTAAAAATTGACGTTACACCAATGGAAGGTTTCGAGCCAGCTGCATTTAATGAAATCTTAGGCTTAGATGCTTTACATTTAAATGCTGCTGTAATTGCAACAGTAGGATACAGACATGATGACGATGCAACGCAACATCATAAAAAAGTAAGAAAATCTCAAGAAGAATTATTTATCACACTATAA
- a CDS encoding YeeE/YedE family protein has translation MNLIEIIKEPWPWYVSGPLIGLTVPILLIFGNKAFGISSSLRHICAMCIPANISFFKYDWKKESWNLFFVFGIFLGGVIATAFLSNPNPIEINSNLTTELATYGITDNSGLMPAQLFSWESLLTLRGFIMIVVGGFLVGFGTRYAGGCTSGHSIMGISNLQWPSLVATICFMVGGFVMANLILPFILSL, from the coding sequence ATGAATTTAATTGAAATTATAAAAGAACCGTGGCCGTGGTATGTTTCAGGTCCGTTAATTGGTTTAACCGTTCCTATTTTATTAATTTTTGGAAACAAAGCATTTGGAATTAGTTCCTCATTACGTCACATTTGTGCAATGTGTATTCCTGCAAACATTTCATTCTTTAAATACGATTGGAAAAAAGAAAGCTGGAATTTATTTTTTGTCTTCGGAATATTTTTGGGCGGAGTTATAGCAACTGCTTTCTTGTCAAATCCAAATCCTATCGAAATTAACTCAAACCTAACTACCGAATTAGCTACTTATGGTATTACTGATAATTCAGGACTAATGCCTGCTCAGCTTTTTTCATGGGAAAGCCTATTAACGCTACGTGGATTTATAATGATTGTAGTTGGTGGTTTTCTTGTAGGTTTCGGAACGCGTTATGCTGGCGGATGTACAAGCGGACACTCTATCATGGGAATTTCTAATTTACAATGGCCTTCACTAGTAGCAACTATTTGCTTCATGGTTGGTGGTTTTGTAATGGCAAACCTAATTCTTCCTTTTATACTTTCACTGTAA
- a CDS encoding MBL fold metallo-hydrolase, with protein MKIEQIYTGCLAQGAYYITSNGEAAIIDPLREIQPYLDRLNRDQVKLKYIFETHFHADFVSGHVDLSKETGAPIIYGPNAECGYDCVSATDEQEFKLGNITIKALHTPGHTMESTSYLLIDENGKDYAVFSGDTLFIGDVGRPDLAQKAAGMTQDQLAAILFNSLRTKIMTLADDVIVYPAHGAGSACGKNMSKETVSTIGNQKATNYALRANMTEAEFITEVTDGLLPPPAYFSMNVAMNKAGYESFESVLHNGMKAIKVDEFEAVVEETGALILDTRNNSNFSKGFIPQSVNIGINGDFAPWVGTLIADVKQPIVLVTETGLEEETVTRLSRVGFDSIIGHLEGGFDAWKDANYETDTVNRITPDQFANEFKPEENKVIDIRKETEYSAEHIEDAYNKPLAYINDWVKDIDPKEHFYLHCAGGYRSMIAASILQARGFRNFTEIEGGFNAIAKTTIPKSDFVCQSKVLK; from the coding sequence ATGAAAATTGAACAAATTTATACTGGATGTTTAGCACAAGGCGCTTACTACATTACTTCAAATGGAGAAGCTGCTATTATTGATCCGCTTAGAGAAATACAACCCTACTTAGACCGTTTAAATCGTGATCAAGTAAAACTAAAATACATCTTTGAAACTCATTTTCACGCCGATTTCGTTTCGGGACATGTCGATTTAAGCAAAGAAACAGGTGCACCTATTATATATGGTCCAAATGCTGAATGTGGATATGATTGTGTTTCGGCAACTGACGAACAAGAATTTAAGTTAGGAAACATAACTATAAAAGCGTTGCATACTCCGGGTCATACTATGGAAAGCACCTCTTATTTATTAATAGATGAAAACGGAAAAGATTATGCTGTTTTCTCTGGAGATACTTTATTCATAGGAGATGTAGGACGTCCTGACTTAGCTCAAAAAGCTGCTGGAATGACACAAGATCAATTGGCAGCAATATTATTTAATTCGCTACGAACAAAAATAATGACTTTGGCAGATGATGTTATTGTATATCCAGCTCATGGTGCAGGAAGTGCTTGTGGTAAAAACATGAGTAAAGAAACAGTATCGACAATTGGAAATCAAAAAGCAACCAATTATGCTTTGCGTGCTAATATGACTGAAGCTGAATTTATCACTGAAGTAACTGATGGATTATTACCTCCTCCCGCTTATTTTAGTATGAATGTGGCTATGAACAAAGCTGGATATGAAAGTTTCGAGTCTGTTTTACACAATGGAATGAAAGCTATAAAAGTTGATGAATTTGAAGCTGTAGTTGAAGAAACTGGTGCTTTAATTTTAGACACTAGAAACAATAGTAATTTTAGCAAAGGATTTATTCCACAATCAGTAAATATTGGTATCAATGGGGATTTTGCTCCTTGGGTTGGGACTTTAATTGCCGATGTAAAACAACCTATTGTATTAGTAACTGAAACAGGATTAGAAGAAGAAACAGTAACTCGATTAAGCCGCGTAGGTTTCGATTCAATTATCGGACATCTTGAAGGTGGATTTGATGCTTGGAAAGATGCTAATTATGAAACTGATACAGTAAACAGAATTACTCCTGACCAATTTGCAAACGAATTCAAACCAGAAGAAAACAAAGTAATCGATATTCGTAAAGAAACCGAATACAGTGCAGAACATATTGAAGATGCATATAACAAACCATTAGCGTATATTAATGACTGGGTAAAAGATATCGACCCAAAAGAGCATTTTTATTTACATTGCGCAGGTGGATATAGAAGTATGATAGCAGCATCAATATTACAAGCAAGAGGATTTAGAAACTTCACTGAAATTGAAGGAGGCTTTAATGCTATCGCAAAAACTACAATTCCAAAGTCTGATTTTGTATGTCAAAGTAAAGTTTTAAAATAA
- a CDS encoding DUF6691 family protein produces the protein MKISNLKYMLVGIVFGIVFVKAEIISWYRIQEMFRLQSFFMYGVIGSAVMVGMVSVFLIKKFNVKTIQGEQIKIEPKTFSKGQIYGGLLFGFGWAITGACPGPLFAQIGTGVTVVAVTLVSAILGTWVYGYFKDNLPH, from the coding sequence ATGAAAATTTCAAACTTAAAATATATGCTAGTCGGAATTGTATTCGGCATAGTATTCGTAAAAGCCGAAATCATAAGCTGGTACCGTATTCAAGAAATGTTTCGTTTACAATCATTCTTTATGTATGGCGTAATCGGAAGTGCAGTTATGGTAGGAATGGTATCTGTTTTTTTGATAAAAAAATTCAATGTAAAAACAATCCAAGGAGAACAAATCAAAATTGAGCCTAAAACTTTTAGCAAAGGACAAATTTATGGTGGACTATTATTTGGTTTTGGTTGGGCAATAACTGGGGCATGCCCTGGTCCTCTTTTTGCACAAATAGGAACTGGAGTTACTGTAGTTGCTGTTACATTAGTAAGTGCAATACTAGGAACTTGGGTTTATGGTTACTTTAAAGATAACCTCCCTCACTAA
- a CDS encoding GNAT family N-acetyltransferase, whose protein sequence is MEISILATKEINLEDILPLYEANEWSSAKKPDLLYKGLLNSETLISAWEGKKLIGLGNAISDGYLTVYYPHLLVLPEYQGKGIGKLILDKLQEKYAHFHMQMLTADGRSVDFYKKNGFERAGKTEPMWIYQGNEH, encoded by the coding sequence ATGGAAATATCAATTTTAGCAACCAAAGAAATTAATCTCGAAGACATACTACCATTGTATGAAGCAAACGAATGGAGTTCAGCTAAAAAGCCTGATTTATTATACAAAGGACTTTTAAATTCTGAAACTTTAATTTCAGCTTGGGAAGGAAAAAAGTTAATCGGACTTGGCAATGCAATTTCTGATGGTTATTTAACAGTTTATTATCCGCACTTATTGGTACTTCCTGAATATCAAGGAAAGGGAATTGGAAAATTAATTTTAGATAAATTACAAGAAAAGTACGCTCACTTTCATATGCAAATGCTAACAGCAGATGGAAGGTCAGTTGATTTTTATAAAAAGAATGGTTTTGAACGTGCAGGAAAAACGGAACCAATGTGGATTTATCAAGGAAATGAACATTAA
- the trpD gene encoding anthranilate phosphoribosyltransferase, which produces MKNILNKLINHEVLTKEEAKNVLINISNGDYNPSQISAFLTIFMMRSISIEELSGFREALLDLCIRIDLSAYNTIDLCGTGGDGKDTFNISTLASFVAAGAGIKVAKHGNYGVSSISGSSNVMEKMGIKFTNDADFLEKCIDKAGICVLHAPLFHPAMKNVGPIRKELAVKTFFNMLGPMVNPSFPNNQLVGVFNLELARMYAYLYQNTNVNFTILHSLDGYDEVSLTGPTKIITSTMEGMLNPSDFGIRLLAQSEIEGGKTIEESAEIFTNIISGKGTEAQNNVVCANAAMAIATVTKCTPQDGFELAKESLFSGKAHGVIKKLKDLMN; this is translated from the coding sequence ATGAAAAATATATTAAACAAATTAATCAATCATGAAGTCCTTACGAAAGAAGAGGCAAAAAATGTATTGATTAACATATCAAATGGAGATTATAATCCAAGTCAGATATCGGCATTCCTTACTATATTTATGATGCGAAGTATTAGCATCGAAGAATTGTCAGGTTTTCGTGAAGCCCTATTGGATTTATGCATTCGTATCGATTTATCAGCTTACAATACTATTGATTTGTGCGGAACTGGTGGTGATGGAAAAGACACTTTCAACATCTCAACTTTAGCTTCTTTTGTAGCTGCTGGAGCAGGGATAAAAGTTGCCAAACATGGTAACTACGGTGTTTCTTCTATCTCAGGATCTAGCAACGTAATGGAAAAGATGGGAATCAAATTCACCAATGATGCCGATTTTCTTGAAAAATGTATTGATAAAGCAGGGATATGTGTACTTCACGCTCCATTGTTTCACCCTGCTATGAAAAATGTGGGACCAATAAGAAAAGAACTAGCAGTAAAAACATTCTTTAATATGTTAGGACCAATGGTAAATCCTTCATTTCCTAATAACCAATTAGTTGGAGTATTTAATCTGGAATTAGCTAGAATGTACGCCTATTTATATCAAAATACTAATGTGAATTTTACGATTTTACATTCGCTTGACGGTTATGATGAGGTTTCATTAACTGGTCCAACAAAGATTATCACAAGCACAATGGAAGGAATGTTGAATCCAAGTGACTTCGGTATTCGTCTATTAGCGCAAAGCGAAATAGAAGGTGGAAAAACAATCGAAGAATCAGCAGAAATATTTACAAATATCATTTCAGGAAAAGGAACTGAGGCACAAAACAATGTAGTTTGCGCTAATGCAGCAATGGCAATTGCAACAGTTACAAAATGCACACCTCAGGATGGTTTTGAATTAGCAAAAGAAAGTCTATTTTCTGGGAAAGCACATGGTGTGATTAAAAAATTGAAAGATTTAATGAATTAA
- a CDS encoding MarR family winged helix-turn-helix transcriptional regulator has protein sequence MTIEDVIKSTVKMDNSKRVILNIMYTQNVLQDKFNEVLKPYDLSGEQYNVLRILRGQKGNPANMCVIQDRMLAKTSNTTRLVDKLLLKEFVTRNVCPANRRKIEVLITEKGLDVLTELDPKVTDHENVFSENLTTDELELLNELLEKFRNQKN, from the coding sequence ATGACTATTGAAGATGTAATAAAAAGTACCGTTAAGATGGATAATTCAAAAAGAGTTATTCTAAATATAATGTACACACAAAATGTGCTTCAAGATAAATTCAACGAGGTATTAAAACCTTATGATTTATCTGGGGAACAATATAATGTGTTACGCATATTAAGAGGACAAAAAGGGAATCCTGCTAATATGTGTGTTATTCAAGATCGCATGCTAGCAAAGACAAGTAATACAACTCGACTGGTTGATAAGTTATTACTAAAAGAATTTGTTACCAGAAATGTATGCCCAGCAAACCGAAGAAAAATAGAAGTATTAATTACTGAAAAAGGACTAGATGTTTTAACTGAATTAGATCCAAAAGTAACTGATCATGAAAATGTTTTTTCTGAAAACCTGACTACAGATGAATTAGAATTACTAAATGAATTATTAGAAAAATTTAGAAATCAAAAAAATTAA
- a CDS encoding anthranilate synthase component II: MKKILVIDNYDSFTYNLVHYLEDLDCEVTVYRNDEFDIDEIAGFDKILLSPGPGIPDEAGLLKAVIQKYAPTKSILGVCLGQQAIGEVFGGTLSNLDKVYHGVATNVKTVVDDESLFEGLGKEFEVGRYHSWVVDASLPDVLEATSYDENGQVMSLRHRTFDVRGVQFHPESVLTPNGKKMLENWIKS, encoded by the coding sequence ATGAAAAAAATATTAGTAATAGATAACTACGATAGCTTCACTTATAATCTTGTACATTATTTAGAAGATTTAGATTGCGAAGTAACTGTATATAGAAATGATGAATTTGATATTGATGAAATTGCTGGTTTCGATAAAATATTGCTTTCACCAGGGCCAGGAATTCCAGACGAAGCAGGATTACTAAAAGCTGTTATTCAAAAATATGCACCTACTAAAAGTATTCTTGGTGTATGTTTAGGACAACAAGCAATTGGTGAAGTTTTTGGAGGAACACTTTCAAATCTTGATAAAGTATATCATGGTGTTGCAACAAATGTAAAAACGGTTGTTGACGATGAGTCATTATTCGAAGGTTTAGGAAAAGAATTTGAAGTTGGTCGTTATCATTCATGGGTTGTCGACGCAAGTTTACCTGATGTTCTTGAAGCTACATCTTATGACGAAAATGGTCAAGTAATGTCACTAAGACACAGAACCTTTGATGTACGTGGGGTACAGTTTCATCCAGAAAGTGTATTAACACCAAACGGAAAGAAAATGTTAGAGAATTGGATTAAGAGTTAG